One Rhodoluna sp. KAS3 DNA window includes the following coding sequences:
- the topA gene encoding type I DNA topoisomerase, producing the protein MAASHKLVIVESPAKAKTISKYLGNDYTVLASIGHIRDLVDPKDLPADKKKGSLAKFSIDIENDFEPYYAISPGKSKTVSDLKKALVGAEELYLATDEDREGEAIAWHLLQILKPKVPVKRMVFHEITKEAIQSALEHTRAVDDNLVQAQETRRVVDRLYGYEISPILWRKINRGLSAGRVQSPAMRLVVERERERMAFVSASYNDVEATFDSQVAGEPQFVAKLQSIDGKRIATGQSFNDAGQLTADVLLLGADQAQALAESVKAGTAKISVSSVESKASTRRPAAPFTTSTLQQEASRKLRMSAKQTMDTAQSLYQDGHITYMRTDSPTLSTQAINAARSQASKMFGAEYVPDKPRVYQGKSKNAQEAHEAIRPAGEVFKHPSELASVLSGRAFDLYDLIWKRTVASQMQDAKVSTTTAKIGVTPISGGTAAEFTASGTVVIFRGFMAAYEESQDESRDGDGDEKESKLPNLTVGQALKAIDVVAKDHQTSPPPRFTEASLVKALEEDGIGRPSTYAAILSTIINKGYVSKRGQALVPEWIAFTVTRFLEENFGNLVDYAFTAQMEEDLDRIASGELDRSDWLKQFYFGGGSTEGLRPTVENLGDSDPRAINSISIGPDITLRTGKYGPYIEVMGSPEAEGADENGRRIVNIPEGLAPDELTPAKAQQLIDAPVITDRVMGVDPSTGFNILFKDGRYGPYVTLDDEHAAKPKTASLFKTMSPETLTLEDAIALLSLPRTIGVDPESGTEITAQNGKFGPYLMKGKDSRSLASEDQLFSLDLAGALEIFAQPKYGGRRTAATPLKEFGEDPASGLPVFAKTGQFGLYVTDGAVNATVPKDENLEEMSADTAFELLAIRREKLGLEPGEAPAKAGKPKKKIASTTKVVKAGTRKKK; encoded by the coding sequence TTGGCTGCTAGCCACAAATTGGTAATCGTTGAGTCGCCGGCTAAGGCCAAAACGATTTCAAAGTATCTAGGCAACGACTACACGGTCTTGGCTTCAATCGGCCACATCCGTGATCTTGTCGACCCTAAGGACTTGCCAGCAGACAAAAAGAAGGGCTCCCTAGCCAAGTTTTCGATTGACATCGAAAACGACTTTGAGCCGTACTACGCAATTTCACCAGGCAAAAGCAAAACTGTCTCAGACCTAAAAAAGGCTCTGGTTGGCGCTGAGGAGCTCTATCTCGCTACCGATGAAGACCGCGAGGGTGAGGCCATCGCGTGGCATTTGCTTCAAATTTTGAAACCAAAAGTTCCTGTCAAGCGCATGGTGTTTCACGAAATCACCAAAGAGGCTATTCAATCTGCACTTGAGCACACCCGCGCGGTAGATGACAACCTGGTTCAGGCCCAAGAAACCCGTCGTGTAGTCGACCGCCTATACGGTTATGAGATTTCACCGATTCTTTGGCGCAAGATCAACCGTGGCCTAAGTGCGGGTCGAGTTCAGTCGCCAGCAATGCGCCTGGTGGTTGAGCGTGAGCGAGAGCGCATGGCCTTTGTTTCGGCTTCGTATAACGACGTTGAGGCAACCTTTGACTCGCAGGTAGCCGGAGAACCTCAATTCGTTGCCAAGCTTCAGAGCATCGATGGAAAGCGCATTGCTACCGGTCAGAGCTTTAACGATGCCGGTCAGCTAACGGCAGATGTACTTCTCTTGGGTGCTGACCAGGCTCAGGCGCTCGCCGAATCGGTCAAGGCCGGTACCGCCAAAATCTCGGTTTCGTCGGTTGAATCAAAGGCCAGCACTCGTCGTCCGGCAGCACCGTTCACCACCTCGACCCTTCAGCAAGAAGCGTCCCGCAAACTCCGTATGTCGGCAAAGCAGACCATGGATACCGCGCAGTCGCTGTATCAAGACGGTCACATCACCTACATGCGTACCGACTCTCCAACGCTTTCGACCCAGGCCATCAATGCAGCTCGCAGCCAGGCCTCAAAAATGTTTGGTGCTGAGTACGTTCCAGACAAGCCGCGCGTCTACCAGGGTAAATCTAAAAATGCTCAAGAGGCCCACGAGGCTATTCGTCCTGCCGGTGAGGTTTTCAAGCACCCATCTGAGCTAGCCAGCGTCTTGAGTGGCCGTGCTTTTGATCTTTACGACCTGATCTGGAAGCGCACTGTTGCATCACAGATGCAAGACGCCAAGGTCTCGACCACCACCGCAAAAATTGGCGTCACACCGATTTCGGGTGGCACAGCGGCTGAATTTACCGCCTCGGGAACAGTTGTAATTTTCCGCGGATTCATGGCCGCCTATGAGGAAAGCCAGGATGAATCTCGAGATGGCGACGGCGATGAAAAAGAGTCGAAGCTGCCGAACCTAACTGTCGGTCAGGCTTTGAAGGCCATCGATGTTGTGGCTAAAGACCACCAGACTTCACCTCCACCTCGCTTCACTGAAGCATCTTTGGTTAAGGCGCTTGAAGAAGACGGAATCGGCAGACCGTCAACTTATGCCGCGATCCTTTCGACCATCATCAACAAGGGATACGTTTCAAAGCGCGGTCAGGCGTTGGTTCCCGAGTGGATTGCGTTCACAGTTACTCGATTCCTCGAAGAAAACTTTGGCAACCTAGTTGACTATGCCTTCACCGCCCAGATGGAGGAGGACCTAGACCGCATTGCGTCGGGTGAACTTGATCGAAGTGACTGGCTCAAGCAGTTCTACTTCGGTGGCGGATCAACTGAAGGCTTGCGCCCAACGGTTGAGAACCTTGGCGATAGCGACCCTAGAGCCATCAACTCAATCTCAATCGGCCCAGACATCACGCTTCGTACCGGCAAGTACGGTCCTTACATCGAGGTAATGGGGTCACCAGAAGCTGAAGGCGCCGACGAAAACGGCCGTCGTATCGTGAACATCCCAGAGGGTCTAGCACCCGATGAGCTAACCCCGGCAAAGGCCCAGCAGCTCATCGATGCACCGGTGATTACCGACCGCGTTATGGGCGTTGACCCTTCTACCGGTTTCAACATTTTGTTCAAGGATGGCCGCTACGGCCCATACGTAACCCTGGATGACGAGCACGCTGCGAAGCCAAAAACCGCATCGCTGTTCAAGACCATGAGTCCAGAGACCTTGACGCTTGAAGATGCAATTGCGCTGCTATCGCTGCCTCGCACCATCGGGGTGGACCCAGAATCTGGAACCGAAATCACGGCTCAAAACGGAAAATTTGGCCCGTATCTAATGAAGGGCAAGGACTCGCGTTCGCTGGCCTCTGAGGATCAGCTATTTTCTCTCGACCTAGCCGGAGCGCTCGAGATTTTTGCCCAGCCTAAGTACGGAGGCCGTCGTACCGCGGCAACACCGCTCAAGGAGTTTGGCGAAGACCCAGCGTCGGGCTTGCCGGTATTCGCCAAGACTGGCCAATTCGGTCTCTACGTAACCGATGGCGCTGTGAACGCAACTGTTCCGAAGGATGAAAATCTTGAAGAGATGTCTGCCGATACTGCGTTTGAGCTGTTGGCGATTCGTCGAGAAAAGCTTGGCCTCGAGCCGGGTGAGGCACCAGCCAAAGCTGGCAAGCCAAAGAAAAAGATCGCGAGCACAACCAAGGTTGTAAAGGCCGGAACGCGAAAGAAGAAGTAA
- a CDS encoding Rv3654c family TadE-like protein, which produces MKTDRGSGTILALAAVVASTALFGGMQIVAHNVLNQNRLQAATEAMAIAATDALRGLTTGFPCVEANEIALKNMAIVDECRIVGLEVMISAHLDGLGIVLTAKARAGPSY; this is translated from the coding sequence GTGAAAACCGATCGCGGGTCAGGAACTATTCTGGCGTTGGCTGCCGTGGTTGCTTCGACCGCTCTGTTTGGCGGAATGCAAATTGTTGCCCACAACGTGCTAAATCAGAACCGATTGCAGGCGGCAACTGAGGCGATGGCGATTGCGGCAACCGATGCCCTCAGGGGTTTAACCACCGGTTTTCCTTGCGTTGAAGCAAATGAGATTGCACTAAAGAATATGGCGATTGTTGATGAGTGTCGTATTGTCGGACTCGAGGTAATGATTTCTGCCCACCTTGATGGGTTAGGTATAGTTCTAACCGCAAAGGCAAGGGCGGGTCCAAGTTATTGA
- a CDS encoding DUF4244 domain-containing protein yields MKALIRVLKDETGAATAEYAIATMAAVGFAGMLVVIMRSEEVKTILFDLVRSALTFTNPNGQSAE; encoded by the coding sequence ATGAAAGCACTAATTCGGGTACTCAAGGACGAAACCGGAGCCGCAACCGCTGAGTACGCAATCGCTACGATGGCGGCGGTTGGCTTTGCGGGAATGCTGGTGGTAATCATGCGAAGCGAAGAGGTGAAAACCATCCTTTTTGATTTGGTCAGAAGTGCCCTTACCTTCACCAATCCAAATGGTCAGTCAGCCGAATGA
- a CDS encoding ATPase, T2SS/T4P/T4SS family: protein MTFQSLGPQLDSLLTMPGVTDILVNGYQQVWVQRSSRALESVVSPFQSEGQLAALAQQIIGLGGRHVDQANPFADVVIDGIRVHAAIGSVCNPKTHLSIRIHRERLFGLDQLADFGMFGLRELGFFRQMLAARQNFLIAGPTGSGKTTLLRALLAECVAERVIALEDVAEIGLPTPNFVSLQTRQANIEGKGEVNLDRLVREALRMRPDRLAIGEVRGIELLTLLQAMNTGHSGAGATIHANSIADVPSRLQSIVSAGGLAGGAASTLDREGFVQSVQSAFSWVIQVNSRVVSSIGAFSIDAGRSLQVVPRDF, encoded by the coding sequence ATGACCTTTCAAAGCCTTGGGCCCCAACTTGATTCGCTACTGACTATGCCGGGGGTCACCGACATTTTGGTCAACGGTTATCAACAGGTCTGGGTTCAGAGGTCATCGCGGGCTCTTGAATCAGTGGTCAGCCCCTTTCAATCTGAAGGCCAGCTCGCGGCGCTAGCCCAGCAAATTATTGGTCTCGGCGGGCGCCACGTAGACCAAGCCAACCCCTTTGCCGACGTCGTGATAGACGGCATTCGCGTGCACGCTGCAATCGGATCGGTTTGCAATCCCAAAACGCACCTATCAATTCGTATTCATCGCGAGCGCTTGTTTGGTCTCGATCAGCTAGCCGACTTTGGCATGTTCGGCTTACGTGAACTCGGATTTTTTCGGCAAATGCTGGCGGCCAGGCAAAATTTTCTGATCGCCGGGCCAACCGGTAGCGGCAAAACCACCCTGCTGCGTGCCCTTTTGGCCGAATGCGTCGCCGAGCGCGTGATTGCGCTCGAAGACGTCGCCGAGATTGGCCTGCCCACCCCAAACTTTGTCTCGCTTCAAACTCGGCAGGCCAATATTGAGGGCAAGGGTGAGGTCAACCTAGATCGATTAGTTCGTGAAGCGCTGCGCATGCGCCCAGATCGGCTGGCCATTGGTGAGGTGCGTGGCATTGAACTGCTGACTCTGCTTCAGGCCATGAACACTGGCCACAGTGGCGCCGGCGCTACCATCCACGCAAATTCAATCGCAGATGTACCTTCTCGCCTGCAGTCCATTGTTTCGGCTGGTGGTTTGGCGGGCGGTGCTGCAAGCACGCTTGACCGCGAAGGCTTTGTTCAGTCGGTGCAATCGGCATTTTCGTGGGTAATTCAGGTCAATTCCAGGGTTGTGTCGTCCATTGGCGCTTTTTCCATCGATGCTGGCCGGTCCCTCCAGGTGGTACCTCGTGATTTCTAA